In a single window of the Penaeus chinensis breed Huanghai No. 1 chromosome 4, ASM1920278v2, whole genome shotgun sequence genome:
- the LOC125024938 gene encoding FAS-associated factor 1-like, producing MANRDEILANFQACSGIDDVGEAFMHLEAANWNLLEALQVVMPQEATPATPAPLPPLQPISQSEVISVDSSPEMLPPPIPPLPAAVPSTSAATLPSSSDTAAVMDVNIQVLCGGASEGSSFPLELPNSTSVSELRTMLHQLVGITPCNQILEGFKTPVEDSTVITHALLPESRTLTLNAQSSVSFGNYFDRVNGAHSDEYLLLIHDETNGKNYNLKFPGNRRIREIKGDIHDLTNIAVRNQQWTGWPPNTDEENATLTSSGISKQHHLTVRKLVRERTPRAQRKTLVDAEDDNASGEEFEDTPELLNDDDDFFGMMDVDVPSSKKPQTLIPADIEDEVMGVIHFSEEFRNRYGNCVPMFYQGSLEDALKESVQLPAKNRKLLAVYLHHDGSVLSNVFCSQALCQLSTVDYLSANFVVWGWDLTHEANKARLLNLVTTHFGSMASTTVRTFSVDKLPALLVITRTRGTIEVLSVIHGNAVLDEVMTALLHAMEMFEEQRVTEVQEEEAREAREAVKAEQDAAYLESLAADRAKAAAKKQAEMEEKQERERVESIKQQEEAIKQAVRASLETDLPDEPGPDCKEPVSTLRFRIPGGETFNRNFLANTTLQVLLNFLHVKGYPADEYKCLQSWPRRDVSSLDTSKTLMDYKLYPQETLNIEER from the exons TCTGAGGTGATAAGCGTGGATTCCTCGCCCGAAATGTTACCTCCCCCCATACCTCCCCTACCTGCTGCAGTGCCCTCTACCTCCGCAGCCACTTTGCCTTCATCTTCAGATACGGCAGCGGTGATGGACGTCAATATACAG GTCTTGTGTGGAGGCGCATCAGAGGGCAGTTCCTTCCCCCTGGAGTTGCCCAACTCGACATCAGTGAGCGAACTACGCACAATGCTCCATCAGCTTGTTGGCATCACCCCTTGCAATCAG aTTCTCGAAGGCTTCAAGACGCCAGTAGAAGACAGCACTGTGATCACGCATGCATTGTTGCCAGAGTCTCGCACACTCACCCTAAATGCTCAGTCTTCAGTATCATTTGGCAACTATTTTGATAG AGTTAATGGCGCGCACAGCGATGAGTACCTTCTTCTCATCCACGACGAAACCAATGGCAAGAATTACAACCTCAAGTTCCCAGGCAATCGTCGCATCCGGGAGATCAAGGGTGACATCCACGACTTGACTAACATTGCAGTACGCAACCAGCAGTGGACAGGCTGGCCTCCAAATACTGATGAGGAGAAT GCCACTTTAACTTCATCAGGGATTAGCAAACAGCATCACTTAACAGTGCGGAAACTTGTAAGGGAACGTACACCACGGGCCCAGAGAAAG ACACTGGTGGATGCAGAGGACGATAACGCCTCAGGTGAAGAATTCGAAGACACTCCAGAGCTtctcaatgatgatgacgacttcTTTGGGATGATGGATGTAGATGTGCCCTCATCCAAGAAGCCACAGACACTGA tcCCCGCCGATATAGAGGATGAGGTGATGGGTGTAATACACTTCTCAGAGGAGTTCCGCAACCGTTATGGGAATTGCGTGCCCATGTTCTACCAGGGTTCACTAGAGGATGCGCTCAAGGAGTCCGTTCAGCTACCAGCGAAAAAT AGAAAGTTGTTGGCTGTATACTTACATCATGATGGCAGTGTCCTGTCCAATGTGTTCTGCTCACAAGCTCTCTGTCAGCTCTCCACGGTGGACTACCTCTCGGCAAACTTTGTGGTTTGGGGTTGGGATCTCACACATGAAGCTAATAAAGCGAG GTTATTGAACTTAGTAACCACACACTTTGGCTCTATGGCCTCTACCACCGTAAGGACTTTCAGTGTGGACAAGCTCCCAGCCTTACTTGTCATCACACGGACGAGAGGAACCATTGAGGTTCTCTCTGTCATACATG GCAATGCAGTCCTAGATGAAGTCATGACAGCATTACTCCACGCGATGGAAATGTTTGAGGAGCAAAGAGTGACAgaagtgcaggaggaggaggcacgGGAAGCCAGGGAAGCAGTCAAGGCAGAGCAAGATGCAGCATATTTGGAATCTCTGGCTGCTGACAGAGCAAAA GCGGCTGCAAAGAAACAagcagaaatggaagagaagcaagagagagagagagtggagtccATCAAACAGCAGGAAGAAGCAATTAAGCAG GCTGTGAGAGCATCATTAGAGACAGACCTCCCTGATGAGCCTGGGCCAGACTGCAAAGAACCAGTGTCAACCCTTAGATTTCGGATACCTGGAGGAGAGACCTTCAACCGCAACTTCCTTGCAAACACCACTCTCCAG GTTCTGCTCAACTTTCTGCATGTCAAAGGATATCCAGCAGATGAATACAAGTGTCTTCAGTCTTGGCCCCGCAGAGAT GTGAGCTCTCTTGACACATCCAAAACCTTGATGGACTACAAGCTGTACCCACAAGAGACACTGAACATTGAAGAGCGATGA